A genomic stretch from Chitinophagaceae bacterium includes:
- a CDS encoding DM13 domain-containing protein has translation MKNYVFFLLVASSSLFSCKKSSEVRLDETIMDTTARVKFEGVFMDERWGKVSGQAKIYLKSGKYILALENFLTSNGPDLKVYLSKDRGPVEFIKLDNLKSTNGNQLYEIPGVPDFIQYKYALIHCERYNHLFGSALLK, from the coding sequence ATGAAAAACTATGTATTCTTTCTTTTAGTAGCCAGCAGCAGTCTTTTTTCCTGTAAAAAAAGCTCAGAGGTCAGGCTGGATGAAACGATCATGGATACTACAGCCCGTGTAAAATTTGAAGGAGTGTTTATGGACGAACGCTGGGGTAAGGTTTCAGGTCAGGCAAAGATTTACCTTAAGAGCGGAAAATATATTCTTGCATTGGAGAATTTCCTCACCAGTAATGGGCCTGATTTAAAAGTGTATCTCTCCAAAGACAGAGGCCCGGTAGAATTTATTAAACTGGATAATTTAAAATCAACCAATGGAAACCAGCTCTATGAAATTCCCGGTGTACCTGATTTTATTCAATATAAATATGCACTGATCCATTGCGAACGGTATAATCATTTGTTCGGCAGTGCTTTGCTGAAGTAA